A region of the Leptospiraceae bacterium genome:
ATCAGTTAAAATAACAGATCTAGTTTTTCTACCATTTGTCGCGTCTACTAAATGACCGGATGTTTTTGCTTCAGATCGTAACCGGCGAGCCGATGCTGAGTCTGCGTGGATAATAGTGACTACCCGTGATGTCATTAGAATATTCGAAAATCCAATGTTTAATATTTTAAAAGCAGACATTTTAAACTCTTCTTGACCTTTCTATTTTTATAGTTTCAATCAAGGAAATTTCTGGAATAGCTAGCCCCATTTCTTCCGAAATGTCACTATGAGAATAACCTTTCTTTAATAGATGGACAACTTTTTCTACCTTTGTTACGTCTGCGGGTAATTCTTCTAATGCTGTAGCAATTGATATGCTTACTGAATCTTGCGGCTTAGAATTTTGCAGGTAAGGATTATTAACCGCATTGAACACAGTTTGAAAACTTTCGTCTGTGTTTAGATTATCTTTAACGACTTCATCAGCATCTAGCGGATTACCACCAATAGACACATCTATTACAGAATTTTTCTTTGCTTTAGGACTTGGCTCATTTTCGGTATTTATGAAAATCTCATCATTTACTCCAAACATGGATTTGAGTCCTTTTCCTAAGCCTGCAATCAATCCTCCTAGAAATCCTTCTCCTTCTGAGTTATTACTCTCCGGTGCTTTTGAAACGACGGGTGGTTTATTTTTTGTCTTCGGCTCGCGAGATAAAGTTTCTATCGGTGCCTCATATTTAGCCACGGAAGGTTTGGTCGGAATTGAGGAATCGGTGTCTTTGTAAGACGAGTTTATTATATTAGCTTTTTCTTGACTTGGTAAATTTTGAAAATCAATTCCCATTGTCTCCGCTTTGTGAAGTAAATTTTTTAGAACTGCAATTCTTGAATCCATTAAAGCAAGATAGCTTTCTGATTCTTTAAAAAAAGACAGAGTATGTGCTTGAATTTCTTTTTTGAGTTTTACAATTTGATAATCACGAACACTATTTGTTACTTTAATCGAAACAGAATAATAAAGAATTACCCCAAAAACGATATTTATAAGGACTAGAGCTAAAAGTTCCAATTACGTTCTCCCCATTTTTTATTTTCGTCTTCCACCACGTCTTGTATCCCCCTTTTCGCTGTCTGGGTCTGAATATGCCTTCATCTGAATTTTATTTTCGGAAAGGAAAAGTGTTTTTGATTGTAGGTCATTTTTAATTTTATAAGGCTCAGCATTTTTTATCCGAACGGAGACTCCGCCATACATTTTCTTTTCAAAGTAGACTTTTCCTTGATCTCCAACTTGCTCCATGTAGGAATTTACAGTCTGAATTTCCTTATCATATTCTGCGATTCTTTTTTCCAGCTTTTTAACGCCTACTTCTAATTTCCCAAGGTATGCCAAATTCTCTTCTGTAAAAGAAGAAGGATCCGCTTCCTGTCTGGCTTTGAGTGTCTTATGACTCTTATTTAAGATTTCCAATTTCTCATGAGCGTCTTTGCGTTTAGCAGTATAGTCTTCAATTTGTTTGAGAAGTTTTGGGTTAACACCTACAACCAGTTCAGTCGTTGGATTCGCAGGTGAGCCAATATTCTTTGCAGAAATCAAAACACCCGCTTTAATTCGTCCGCCTAAAATATTTGCCTTCTTTCCATTGCAAAGAACTCTTCCTCCTGCACTTACATCGCAATTCATAATCACTTCTTGGACAATGACATCCTTATCAGTAACAACAATTGCATCCTGAAGAAATTTTGAGACAACGTTTCCACCTGTAGATTCAATCCGTGCCTCTCCTCTACCCGTAACACCTTGACGAATAATAATATCGCCATCGGCTTCGACTTGTGCCCTCTGAACTGTTCCATAAATTTCGATATTACCAGAAGCTTTTACTTGGAAGTTATCTTCTATGTTTCCAGTAATGATAATCGAACCAAGGAATGTAACATTTCCAGTTCGCATACTGACATCCCCACTAATTCGATAAACCGTTTCAACAGACAGACGATCTTCGGCAAATATTACTTGCCCGTTGACTTCAGCGGTTAATTTCATTTTGTCTTCAGAAAGAATTGTTCCTTTGCCTTGGTTCAATGGAATATCTTGTCCATCTTTGGCTTCAAGCATTTGATTAAATAAATCACGACCATACTTTCCTTTTTCTGGTGGAGTTTTTTCTGCAAGCAATTGACCAACAACAACGTTTTCAATTAAATCCAAATCTTTATAGTCAACTTTTCCGGCTGCATCTTCCTTGAGGACAACTTTCTTTTCTGTGCGAACATGATACACAATCTGTGCATTTTTTCCATGCATAGGCGGATCACCAGAAGCCGCAACAAATGGCTCATTGTATTTCTCTTGCTCAAGCCATTCTCTAATTACATCTTCTTTGATTCCGTATACAATATCTTCTTTCTTGAGTTCATATATAACATCTGCCACCTCTAAATCTCGCCCGCTTAACTTTGGCGGCAAAAGGGTAACAAAGGCCTTCATATTATCATCAGATATTTCGACTTTCGCACCAGCTTCTGCAAATGGTTTTAGTTTTGCTTCGCCCATACGAACATACTCAGTAGACTTAGAGGAGAGGAAACTTTGAATAGCCGCTTCACTAGGAGGATTAATACCTCGCATTGCAAGCCGCTTAAGGACGTCGCCTAACGTTGGAAGTTTACCATTTCCAATAGGAGGAATTTCCAACATATACAATCCGTGACGATAATGTTTGATACTAACCCATCCATCTACATCCTTTGGAGCTATGAGATTTTTTAATTCTTTCGAAAGAAGCTTTCCACTTCCCCCGGTTAATTTTTTATCAAGTCCCTCAAGTTCCTGAATATTGTCTTCATGATTGGCAATGAAAACTCGAATTCGAAATGGATGTGAGAAAAAAAGACTCTTTTTTCCTCTTTCTAAGACTTCATAATCTAACTGGTAAATTTCTTTCCCAAAGTGCTTGGCGGCAAGTCGTAGACTTTCATCGATAGTATCACCGATAACTTCCACTTGCTCTTTTTCTAATTTTTCAAGAGCAGACTCTTCTTCGAACATCGCGGTTTTTAGTTTACTCATTGCCCACCTTTCATTTATAAAAAGAGATTTTAGACAACAAGCTTATGTGCATCTAAAAAATCTCTCAAGTATCTTTTTTATTTTCGGTATAATTGGACTCAGTAAAAACGTAATTTTTTACTCAATGGCAATTTGAGGTTAATATACGAGGGTTTAAGGCTCCTTAGGAACCGGCTCTGTATATACATCTGGCTCTGGCTCAGGGATTGGCTGAACTACCTCCGTTGTCTTTGCTTTTTTGCCCTTTTTCGTCTTAGGCTTCTCCTCTTCTAATGGAGCTGGCTTGGTTTCTGATTCAGGCTTATCCTCTTTTCCTGAATTGTTTTGTATTTCTGCCTTTGGCTCAGAAGAAGAATTTGGTGTATCTACAGTTGGATTTAGATAGATTTTTTCAATATCACCTTTAGCAGAAAAATCAATTGATCGCAAACTTCCCTCAATTGGATAAAAACTAAATCGCTTGTATCTAGAAAGCTCTGCCTTAGAGTTTAATTTTTTTATGATGAGTGCCTTACGCTTTGCCTCTTCATTCTTAATCTCAAATAGAATTTGTATTTCCTTTTCGCGACTAACGCATCGATTACCACAATTACGATACTCTTCAATGGCATCTCTTAAACTTTCTTTGTTAGCGGGATCTGTGAGATCGGATTCAACAAATTTATCAACCTTTGCCTTTAGCTCACGCCCTTTTGCATTTTCAGTTGGCATTTCTCTAAAATCAATGTATTCACAGTTTTTAAAGCTAAAATTTTTCCCAATCGATGGATTCAGCGTTTGGTTATTAGCCGCCTCTTCGCTTACAAAATCCTGTTTGAGAGTCTGAAGAACTTTATAATTTTCTTTTTCTTCTGTAGATGCACTCATGAGTGAATTGAGAACTTCTTGACTTTCGGTATATAGAAAGTAACCAACAATGACTTCCCTTTTTTGCACTTTCGTATAACGGTCAAGATCATATGGGTAAGGATAACACTCGATTGCCGATGTTTTATCATCATCCTCTTTATTGGTTGTTGAATAGATACTGCAAGATGCTTCTAGAATCACAGCCTTATACAATTGGTTAAAAATATTCTTATACACACCCTTGTATTTAAGTTTATTCGGTTGCAGATTCTTTTTATCAAACTCGATAATATAGTATTGTCCGCCACAATTTAGATTGATTGCCTTGGTAAGAAAAAAAGTATCATCTGCCCCAGTCTTGTCCTTTACTTTGCGATCAAAAAACCAAGTGCAAGACTCTATTGGAAAATTATTCACCTTTCCAACGATAGTTTGTGTTTCATTCTCTATGAACTTTAGCACTTCTACCTTTCCGGGTTGCTCTTCGCTAACCACCGAATAATCTCGAATTAACTCTTTGTAAAGTTTAGGATTTTGCTTTTTAATATCTACAGGTTTAGCTGCGCAATTAGAAATTAGAATGGTGCATATAGTGGTAAGGATTAGGATTTGAATGTTTTTAAATCTCATGAGAGGTTCTCTTCTTTTTTATTTACTTAACTCATCGAAGTCTTATAGTTTGAATCTGAATACCCCAAGATTTATTTTTTCCTAAAAAAGTCCAGTAAAAGAGATTTCTTTTTTCAACGGTTACGATAAACCTTGCATATGTTTCTAGTAAAAAGGTTTTTTTTCCTTCTTATTCTTTTTTTCTTCGGCTGCAATATAGGCTTGGTGTTCAAAGATTCCCCTAAAGTAGAAAAGGGAATCTTAAACTTAACCTTTTGGGATTTCGAAAAACGAGGCGCTATCAATTTAGAAGGAAAATGGGAATTCTACTGGAAAAAGATTATCAGACCAAATCAAACAAACCTATTCTCTGAAGAGAAAATTTCAGACTATTTCGAATTCCCTAGTTCTTGGAGTGGTCGATTCCTTGACAATGAGACTGTCAATGGAAATGGATATGCAACATTCCGTATGAAAGTTTTACTCCCAAACAAAATCGGAAAAAAAAACAAAATGAAACTTGCTCTTCGTATGAAAGAACAAGCAACCGCATATGAACTCTATCTGGATAACGAGCTATTAGCCCAAAAAGGAAAAGTAGGAATGTCGAAGAAAGAATCCAATCCCGGCTATGGCACGAGCACGATCTTTTTTGAAACAGAAAATGAAACCTTAGAAATAGTATTAATCGTATCCAATTATCATCATAGGAATGGTGGAATTTGGAGTGTTCCAGTAATTGGCACTCACGATCAAATCCAACAATTAAAATATGAAAGAAACTCTATAGAATTTTTATTGGGCGGAAGTATTTTAATCATGACTCTGTATCACTTCATGCTTTTTCTTTTTAGGAAAAATGATTTTACCAGTTTCTATTTTGCAATATTTTGCCTAATCACTCTTATGCGCGTTGTTTCGACAGGCGAAATAATGCTTGTGCAGTTAATACCAAATATCCACTACGAAATAGTTACAAAGTTTGAATACTTTTCCTTCTTCATGTTAATGCCTTTGTTCTTTAAGTTTTTTCAAGAACTTTATCCTAATGAAGTGTCAGCAGTATTAGTCAAAGTAAGTTTAACAATTGGCGGAATACTAGGAATGATTGTTTGCCTATTTAATTTAAGCATATACAATTATCTTGTTAATTTTAATTACATAATTATTGTTCTGACAATGATCATAATTTATTTTTATCAAATTAAGAACATTGTAAAACGAGTTGATGATTCGGTCATTGTTTTTGCTTGTTCTACCGTGTTAATTTTTTTCATTGTAAATGATATCCTTTATAATTTAAAGATTATCATCACAGGAGAATTTATGCAAATAGGAGTTTTCATTTTTCTATTTGCACAGTCAGCCATTTTATCAAGGCGATTTTCCCTTGCTTTTAGAGACATTGAAAAACTTTCGAGCCATTTAAGTGTAATAAATAATGCTTATAGCAATTTTGTTCCTAAAGAGTTTCTAAGAATTCTAAACAAAGAAAGTATAACAGATGTTACCCTTGGCAATTTAGTAAAGAAAGATGTCACAATTCTTTTTAGTGGCATACGAGGATTCACCTCCATCACCGAAAAAGCGAGTTCAGAAGAGATATTTGGTCTACTCAATAAATACTACACAGGTGTAACAGCGATTATCCGCAAAAACAATGGTTTTATAGATAAATTCATCGGCGATGAGATCGTAGTTTTATTTCCTGATTCTGCTGAGAATGCAGTTAGGGCTGCAGGTGAAATTAATCAGTATTTACAAACCTTTAATCAATCTCAAGCAGAGCATTCCATGCTAAATTTTAAAATAGGAATCGGAATTCATTCTGGCACAGTTACTCTCGGAACACTCGGCGGCAAAGAACGAATGGATACGACCGTCATAGGCAATGCAGTCGGTATTGCAAAAAAAATTGAATCTATGACAAAGTCTTTTTCTGTCCCAATTATTATTTCTTCTGATACTTATAGTGTATTAACAAGGGAATTAAAAGACGATAGCCGCGAGATCGAACATTTAAGAGTCGGGGGCAATAATGGATTTATCACTGTTTATGAATACTTTGGCTCAGATAATCCGACCATCTATGAAAAGAAAAAAGCAATTTCTTCTGAATATTTTCGCGCCCTTACTCTTTATCGTGCAGGATTTATGCAAAAAGCGCAGGATTTATTCGTGCATTGCCAATCTCTATTGCCTGATGATTCAATTTTTTCTCTTTACATAAATCGCTGCAAAGACAGTTTACTAGGCAACGCTGATCCAGACCCAGCGCCTAATATTAATAAACCATTAGCACTGATAACGGATTCAAATATTGGTTTCGCTGAAGAATTGGAATCCATTTTGAAAAAAGAAAAGCTAGATACTATCATCGCAACAAAGGAAGATGATATAGCATCTATCCTTGAAAATATGAAACCATCACTCCTATTTATAAACTTCGATAAACCAGAAATGGAAGGATTAAAACTAATAGATACAGTAAAAAAAAATCTAAACCTTTCAAAAGAAGATTGCTACATTATAGCTATAACATCCGAAGACAGTGCAGAGAAAAAAACTTTTATATATGATTCAGGCGCTGACGACTTTATTATCAAGCCGATTCATATTGAATCCCTTAAACAAATTATTCGCAGAGTATTGCAAAGTTAATGGCTTCAACAAAATATTATATTACAACAGTTAGTTGGTATAACCAGTTAAAAATTAAAAGTAAAGCACTAGTGGGAATATCCATCATTTGCCTCCTCATTGTTATTGGTGTTTCCCTTTCAATCCATCTCGTAAATAAGATCCATGAAGAAACGCGGGAGATTCATAATAAATGGATAAGAAGCATTCTAAAAGTATCAGAGATGATGGACCAATTAGATGACATTGTAAAATTAGAATCCAAGTATACGTCAGCGATTACGCAAAATGAAAAATCACTGATTGAGGATAAGTTAAATTATCTACAAAAAGAATTTACCAAGAACAAAACCATTTACGAAACTCTGAGCATTGACAAAGAAGAAAAAAACGTTTACAGTCGATTTTCCGCTGATATGGATGAATACTTTAAGGCACTCAAAGAGTATATTGAAAAATCGAAATCCTTTAATAAACAAGGTATCAATGTTTTGTTAGAAAACTCAAAAATCAAAATGGAAAAGCTGAGTTCCGACCTACACGAAATGCATGCACTAAATCAAAGAGGTGAATCGGAGTCGAATCAAATAGTGGATAATTCCTATTATTCTCTGTTGCTTCAAATGATTCTGACTGCCACTTTTACTGTAGTTTTTATTTACCTTGTAATTTATTACACTTTTAAACAATTTGTCTTCCCTCTTCAACTAGCTGAATCAGCTGCAAATCGAATCGCTAAAGGGGATTGGAAAGTAAGAATTGAATATGAATCAAAGGATGAACTTGGCAATTTCATCAAAACATTTAACCAAATGGTAGAAGATCATCGAAAAATCGATAAAGAGAAAATAAAAATCGAAAAGGAAGTTAGAAGAAGCGAAGAACTTTTTAGAACTTTGATCGAAATTTCTCCCGATGCAATTTTGCTCATAGGATTGGATTATTCCATTCTTTGGGCAAACAGCAATATGCTTCGAATGTTCGGATACAATTCTATTGAAGAAGTTAGAGAATTACACGCTGTTGACTTTGCAATTCCATCTGAAAAAGAAAAAATAGCGTCAATCATGAATGCTCTTTTAAGTTCGGATTATAACAGTTATGCGTATGAGAGTATTGCATTTAGAAAAGATAAAACTAGTTTTCCCATTGAAATTCAACACTCGATTTATCAGAATGAAAATGTAAATGTGGGGATACTTACAAATATCCGTGATATTACAGAGCGCAAGCTAGCAGAAGAAGCTCTAGTCGAAAACGAAGAGCGATACAGAATCATTACTGAAAACATGGCAGATGTTATACTCGTCATTGATACAATCTCTACGAAGTTACTCTATATTAGCCCTTCAATCAAAAATTTAACAGACTATTCTGTTTTAGAAATCATGGCTCAGCCACTTGAATTTTTCTTAACTCCAGCCTCCTTAGCTTATGCAAAAAAAACTTTTCCACGGAGGTTAAAAAAAATTTCAATGGGCAAGAAATCTATCGATGGTATTTATGTTGATGAGCTTGAACAGTATAAAAAAGATCGAACAACAATATGGACAGAAGTTGTATCAAGATATATTTTAAATCATGATACTGGAAACCTTGAAGTCCATGCCGTTATGCGCAATATCACAGAGCGAAAAAAAATACAAAAAGAAATAAATGAGAAAAGTCAAATGCTTGGTGGAATCCTCGCAAATATGCCTGTTGTAGTTTTTAGAGTTGACAAGTATGGTATCATCACTCAAAGCACGGGAGCCGGTCTAAAGAAGATGGGTTTATTTGAAAACCAGGCGGTAAATATAAATATTTTTGAGGTATATCATGAATTTACCGCTCAGTTCAATCGAGCACTGGAAGGTGAGCCACAGGTTTTTATTTCCAATGGACTTTATAATGATGGGGCTGAATGGTTTTTTCAAAATTATTTTTTTCTCGATGAGTCAACCGACGGTCTTATAGGATTTGGTCTTGATATCACAGAACAAGTAGTCGCAAAAAAAGCAGCAGAAGTAGCGAGTAAAATCAAGGGAGAATTTTTAGCCAACATAAGTCACGAAATTAGAACTCCAATGAATGCCATCATAGGATTTACAGAAATTCTCAGAGGCTCTATCTCTGATGAAATACAGCGAAAGTATTTAGAGAATATTGTTTCAAGCGGAAAAACGTTATTAGCCCTAATTAATGACATTCTTGACCTATCAAAAGTTGAATCAGGGAAACTTGAGCTTGATTTATCGCCCGTAAACATTGGGGATGTATTCGGAGAACTCCGTGATATTTTTTCTCAGAAATTGCAGGAGAAGGAGCTTGATTTTCAAATTGTTGTTGACCCTAGCCTTCCCAAAGAGATAATTCTCGATGAAATTCGTTTTAGACAGATTTTTCTAAATTTACTCAGCAATGCAATTAAATTTACTGATAAAGGTTATATTCGATTAACCGCTACATATCAAACGAAGAAGGAAACTATTCAATATATGGATTTAATTTTTACTGTAGAAGATACAGGCGTAGGAATTCCAGAAGAAGAGCACGATTCGATTTTTGAGGCGTTCACCCAGCAAAAAGGACAGAGCCATTCCAAATATGGGGGAACGGGTCTTGGACTTGCCATTTCAAATCGATTGGTTCAGCTTATGAATGGCAGTATTTCAGTAAAAAGCCAAGTAGACAAAGGTAGTGTTTTTCAAATCATTTTACAAAATTCACTTGTCTCAAAAGAAATTTCTCACAAAAATCCAAAGTCAATTAGTGGAAGCAAACAATCAGTTGCCGCAATACTTCCTGAAAAAATTGAGAGGATCCAATTGGATGAAGAAGAAATTAAAAATTTAAAACCATTACTCGATGAAATGGAAACAGATTTATATTCTGAATGGAAAAAATTATCTGACATATCTAGCATTAACGAGATTGAAGAATTTGCCTACAAAATTAAATACTTAGGAGATAAATATAATTATCCCCCTTTAGAAAACTTTTCTGAGAACTTACAAGCAAAAGCTTTGCTATTTGATATGAATTCCCTTTTAAGCTTGCTAATGACCTATCCAAAGCTTTTAGAGGATCTAAGGTCACACTATGTTGGCTAATATAAAAAGTGCCTATATATTGATAGTCGATGACACTCCAAAGAATATTCAATTACTAGGGACTGTATTGAAAAATGTCGGTTATAAAATTATTGTTGCATCGAACGGCTTACAAGCATTAGGCATATTAGAGAAAATTAAGCCAGACTTAATTCTTCTAGATGTTATGATGCCTGAGCTAGATGGATACGAAACTTGCAAGAGAATCAAAGCAACTGAAAATTTAAAAGAAATTCCAATCATTTTTTTGACAGCAAGAACGCAGCCCGAAGACATTGTAAAGGGCTTTGAACTTGGAGCAGTAGACTATATTATTAAGCCATTCAATTCTAATGAATTACTTGTTCGAGTGAAAACTCATTTAGAGCTTAAATTCAATCAGGAATTACTTCAAACTTTACTCAATTTTCAAAGAGATATGGTTCTAATGACGGACGGAGAAAAAGTAATTGCGGCAAATTACAGTTTTCTACAATTCACCGGACTAAAAACAGTAGAAGCGTTTAACAAGAATTATCCAAGCTTAATGAATTTTCTAGATTTTGGCAATGGTTCTGACTCAGAAGAAAGTTTTATTTTACCAAAACTTCCCAAAGATGAAGAATTTCAGGTTAAAATTAAAAATTCTGATGGGGAAACGACGATTTTCCGCATAAAGCAAAATATCATTCCTGAAAAAGAAGTCAGTATTCTGAGTCTAACAGATATTACCCAATTGGAAAATCAGAAAAGTTCTCTAGAAGAAAAAGCCAGCCTAGATGAGCTTACGAAAGTTTTTAACAGAACAAAATTTCAACAACTTTTCAAACAGACAATCGAAGAAAATAAAATCAATCCAAAATCAATCTGTCTTATCATTTTTGACATTGATCATTTTAAAAAAATTAATGACACATACGGTCACAATAAGGGTGATGAAGTGCTTGTAAATGTTTCTCGTTTTATCAAGGCTCAAATTAGAATGTCAGATATTTTATGCAGGTGGGGAGGGGAAGAATTTACTCTTCTACTAGTCGGTTCAAACATCGATGATGGCGTGAAAATATGTGAAAAAATTAGAACGTTAGTTGAAAATCATGCTTTTCTAGAAGAAAGGCAAGTCACAGTAAGCATGGGAATTAGTGAATACTTACCTGACGACAGTTTAGAATCATTTATAGCTAGAGCGGATAACGCTCTCTATAGAGCCAAAAAATCTGGACGCAATCGAACGGAGCGAAATTGATCCCAAGAGAATTTTTTATTGAAGATCGTTTAGAAAAATATAGATTAACCGCTAGCTGTAATTTAGGGGAGAGCGGCTTACGCAATTTTACCGTAAAAGAATTATTGGATCGGTTAAATTTAGATATTGGATGCTTGAATACAATTTCACTTGCCGATTCTCCCAACAACGGAAGGGAAGATTTGCGATCAGAAATCGCTTCCCTATACAAAAATATTTCACCAGACCAAGTTTTAATTACCACAGGCACAAGTGAAGCTTTGTATATATTATTTCATCTACTAATTGGAAAAGGTGATAAAGTATCTTTGTTTACTCCTGCATTTCAAGCGTTATACGAAATACCTTTGACATTAGGAGCCATCATAATAGAGGTTGAAGTAAAGGAATCTCTTCCTATACAGCAATTGTTTGATCAACAAGTTAAATTGGCAATCGTAAATCATCCACATAATCCGACCGGCATTGGACTGGGAGAAAGCGAAATCAAAACACTAAAAGACTCCCTATCTAAGTTTAGCGGCTACTCCTTATTTGATGAACATTACCGTTTCTTAGACTATGTAAACGATTTAAGCTTTTCGGGAGCTGGATTAAATGAAAAATGTTTTGCTACCGGCTCGATTACAAAATGCTTTGGGGTAACCGGCCTCAGAATTGGTTGGCTCGTTGGAGACAAAGGATTGCTCGAAAAAGCTCGTTCTTTTAAAGACTATTTAACACATACAGTAAATCCAATTTCAGAATTCTTAGCTTTAGAAATTTTACGAAACAGAAAAAAA
Encoded here:
- a CDS encoding response regulator, with the translated sequence MFKDSPKVEKGILNLTFWDFEKRGAINLEGKWEFYWKKIIRPNQTNLFSEEKISDYFEFPSSWSGRFLDNETVNGNGYATFRMKVLLPNKIGKKNKMKLALRMKEQATAYELYLDNELLAQKGKVGMSKKESNPGYGTSTIFFETENETLEIVLIVSNYHHRNGGIWSVPVIGTHDQIQQLKYERNSIEFLLGGSILIMTLYHFMLFLFRKNDFTSFYFAIFCLITLMRVVSTGEIMLVQLIPNIHYEIVTKFEYFSFFMLMPLFFKFFQELYPNEVSAVLVKVSLTIGGILGMIVCLFNLSIYNYLVNFNYIIIVLTMIIIYFYQIKNIVKRVDDSVIVFACSTVLIFFIVNDILYNLKIIITGEFMQIGVFIFLFAQSAILSRRFSLAFRDIEKLSSHLSVINNAYSNFVPKEFLRILNKESITDVTLGNLVKKDVTILFSGIRGFTSITEKASSEEIFGLLNKYYTGVTAIIRKNNGFIDKFIGDEIVVLFPDSAENAVRAAGEINQYLQTFNQSQAEHSMLNFKIGIGIHSGTVTLGTLGGKERMDTTVIGNAVGIAKKIESMTKSFSVPIIISSDTYSVLTRELKDDSREIEHLRVGGNNGFITVYEYFGSDNPTIYEKKKAISSEYFRALTLYRAGFMQKAQDLFVHCQSLLPDDSIFSLYINRCKDSLLGNADPDPAPNINKPLALITDSNIGFAEELESILKKEKLDTIIATKEDDIASILENMKPSLLFINFDKPEMEGLKLIDTVKKNLNLSKEDCYIIAITSEDSAEKKTFIYDSGADDFIIKPIHIESLKQIIRRVLQS
- a CDS encoding PAS domain S-box protein, coding for MASTKYYITTVSWYNQLKIKSKALVGISIICLLIVIGVSLSIHLVNKIHEETREIHNKWIRSILKVSEMMDQLDDIVKLESKYTSAITQNEKSLIEDKLNYLQKEFTKNKTIYETLSIDKEEKNVYSRFSADMDEYFKALKEYIEKSKSFNKQGINVLLENSKIKMEKLSSDLHEMHALNQRGESESNQIVDNSYYSLLLQMILTATFTVVFIYLVIYYTFKQFVFPLQLAESAANRIAKGDWKVRIEYESKDELGNFIKTFNQMVEDHRKIDKEKIKIEKEVRRSEELFRTLIEISPDAILLIGLDYSILWANSNMLRMFGYNSIEEVRELHAVDFAIPSEKEKIASIMNALLSSDYNSYAYESIAFRKDKTSFPIEIQHSIYQNENVNVGILTNIRDITERKLAEEALVENEERYRIITENMADVILVIDTISTKLLYISPSIKNLTDYSVLEIMAQPLEFFLTPASLAYAKKTFPRRLKKISMGKKSIDGIYVDELEQYKKDRTTIWTEVVSRYILNHDTGNLEVHAVMRNITERKKIQKEINEKSQMLGGILANMPVVVFRVDKYGIITQSTGAGLKKMGLFENQAVNINIFEVYHEFTAQFNRALEGEPQVFISNGLYNDGAEWFFQNYFFLDESTDGLIGFGLDITEQVVAKKAAEVASKIKGEFLANISHEIRTPMNAIIGFTEILRGSISDEIQRKYLENIVSSGKTLLALINDILDLSKVESGKLELDLSPVNIGDVFGELRDIFSQKLQEKELDFQIVVDPSLPKEIILDEIRFRQIFLNLLSNAIKFTDKGYIRLTATYQTKKETIQYMDLIFTVEDTGVGIPEEEHDSIFEAFTQQKGQSHSKYGGTGLGLAISNRLVQLMNGSISVKSQVDKGSVFQIILQNSLVSKEISHKNPKSISGSKQSVAAILPEKIERIQLDEEEIKNLKPLLDEMETDLYSEWKKLSDISSINEIEEFAYKIKYLGDKYNYPPLENFSENLQAKALLFDMNSLLSLLMTYPKLLEDLRSHYVG
- a CDS encoding DUF370 domain-containing protein, which codes for MSAFKILNIGFSNILMTSRVVTIIHADSASARRLRSEAKTSGHLVDATNGRKTRSVILTDTNHLILSSLKVESLARRIEADDNNLPALEEESLESES
- a CDS encoding FapA family protein, coding for MFEEESALEKLEKEQVEVIGDTIDESLRLAAKHFGKEIYQLDYEVLERGKKSLFFSHPFRIRVFIANHEDNIQELEGLDKKLTGGSGKLLSKELKNLIAPKDVDGWVSIKHYRHGLYMLEIPPIGNGKLPTLGDVLKRLAMRGINPPSEAAIQSFLSSKSTEYVRMGEAKLKPFAEAGAKVEISDDNMKAFVTLLPPKLSGRDLEVADVIYELKKEDIVYGIKEDVIREWLEQEKYNEPFVAASGDPPMHGKNAQIVYHVRTEKKVVLKEDAAGKVDYKDLDLIENVVVGQLLAEKTPPEKGKYGRDLFNQMLEAKDGQDIPLNQGKGTILSEDKMKLTAEVNGQVIFAEDRLSVETVYRISGDVSMRTGNVTFLGSIIITGNIEDNFQVKASGNIEIYGTVQRAQVEADGDIIIRQGVTGRGEARIESTGGNVVSKFLQDAIVVTDKDVIVQEVIMNCDVSAGGRVLCNGKKANILGGRIKAGVLISAKNIGSPANPTTELVVGVNPKLLKQIEDYTAKRKDAHEKLEILNKSHKTLKARQEADPSSFTEENLAYLGKLEVGVKKLEKRIAEYDKEIQTVNSYMEQVGDQGKVYFEKKMYGGVSVRIKNAEPYKIKNDLQSKTLFLSENKIQMKAYSDPDSEKGDTRRGGRRK
- a CDS encoding diguanylate cyclase; amino-acid sequence: MLANIKSAYILIVDDTPKNIQLLGTVLKNVGYKIIVASNGLQALGILEKIKPDLILLDVMMPELDGYETCKRIKATENLKEIPIIFLTARTQPEDIVKGFELGAVDYIIKPFNSNELLVRVKTHLELKFNQELLQTLLNFQRDMVLMTDGEKVIAANYSFLQFTGLKTVEAFNKNYPSLMNFLDFGNGSDSEESFILPKLPKDEEFQVKIKNSDGETTIFRIKQNIIPEKEVSILSLTDITQLENQKSSLEEKASLDELTKVFNRTKFQQLFKQTIEENKINPKSICLIIFDIDHFKKINDTYGHNKGDEVLVNVSRFIKAQIRMSDILCRWGGEEFTLLLVGSNIDDGVKICEKIRTLVENHAFLEERQVTVSMGISEYLPDDSLESFIARADNALYRAKKSGRNRTERN
- a CDS encoding pyridoxal phosphate-dependent aminotransferase, which translates into the protein MIPREFFIEDRLEKYRLTASCNLGESGLRNFTVKELLDRLNLDIGCLNTISLADSPNNGREDLRSEIASLYKNISPDQVLITTGTSEALYILFHLLIGKGDKVSLFTPAFQALYEIPLTLGAIIIEVEVKESLPIQQLFDQQVKLAIVNHPHNPTGIGLGESEIKTLKDSLSKFSGYSLFDEHYRFLDYVNDLSFSGAGLNEKCFATGSITKCFGVTGLRIGWLVGDKGLLEKARSFKDYLTHTVNPISEFLALEILRNRKKIVKPIKDSILQNVNTFAIAAKNLPGIENFRAPDGGLVSFVKLATGISSEIYADLLLKQCDIFVLPGSNFEREGFIRVGFGETPGRFFAGIERWKDLKITTDGQRVHR